In a genomic window of Allomeiothermus silvanus DSM 9946:
- a CDS encoding IS701-like element ISMesi2 family transposase, whose protein sequence is MLSQASPKGVMPMNPPKCDDLDYIHFLIAAQRVFTCTEAARCSPKEKSPPAHDAFTRLLQRQPPDTAALWQEAKAFVKLREGLLILDDTTLDKPYARDMDLVSYHWSGKHQRVVRGIALMTLLWTEGQALIPCDFRVYDKPQDGKSKNDHFQTMLQKAKERGFQPEYVLMDSWYASLENLKAIVSFGWRFLTRLKGNRLVNPEGKGNVPIREVEIPGEGRVVHLRGFGFVRVFRTLSKDGEAEYWATNHLGMSEEKRAELERQGWGIEVYHRGLKQCCGVERAQVRKAVSILRHLLLALRAFLRLEVYRLRRGVSWYEAKASIVREAIRSYLAHPLHILQPTA, encoded by the coding sequence GTGCTTAGCCAAGCTTCTCCAAAGGGGGTGATGCCCATGAACCCACCGAAGTGCGATGACCTGGACTACATCCACTTTCTCATCGCCGCTCAGCGGGTCTTCACCTGTACCGAGGCCGCTCGCTGTAGTCCAAAGGAGAAGAGCCCTCCCGCCCATGATGCCTTTACCCGCCTGCTGCAAAGACAGCCGCCCGACACGGCGGCGCTGTGGCAGGAGGCCAAGGCCTTCGTGAAGCTCAGGGAGGGGCTGCTGATCCTGGACGACACCACCCTGGATAAGCCCTACGCTCGGGACATGGATCTGGTGAGTTACCACTGGAGCGGCAAACACCAAAGGGTGGTTAGGGGCATCGCCCTCATGACCCTGCTGTGGACGGAGGGGCAGGCCCTGATCCCCTGCGACTTTCGGGTCTACGACAAGCCCCAGGATGGGAAGAGCAAAAACGACCACTTTCAGACCATGCTCCAGAAAGCGAAGGAGCGGGGGTTTCAGCCGGAATATGTCCTGATGGACAGCTGGTATGCCAGCTTGGAGAACCTCAAGGCCATAGTCAGCTTTGGCTGGCGGTTTCTGACGCGGCTGAAGGGCAACCGCCTGGTCAACCCGGAGGGGAAGGGAAATGTACCCATCCGTGAGGTGGAAATCCCTGGGGAGGGGAGGGTGGTTCATCTTCGGGGTTTTGGGTTCGTGAGGGTGTTCCGAACGCTCTCCAAGGACGGGGAGGCGGAGTACTGGGCCACGAACCATCTGGGGATGAGCGAAGAGAAGCGGGCGGAGTTAGAGCGGCAAGGATGGGGGATCGAAGTGTACCATCGGGGGCTCAAGCAGTGCTGTGGGGTGGAGCGGGCCCAGGTGAGGAAGGCGGTCTCCATCCTGCGGCACCTCCTCCTGGCTTTGCGGGCCTTCCTCCGGCTGGAGGTCTACCGGCTGCGCAGGGGGGTGAGCTGGTACGAGGCCAAGGCGTCCATTGTTCGCGAGGCAATACGAAGTTATCTCGCCCATCCCCTCCACATCCTTCAGCCAACTGCGTAA